One genomic segment of Paenibacillus durus includes these proteins:
- a CDS encoding methionine ABC transporter ATP-binding protein, producing MIELKDVGKTYTRKGISNEALKEINLKVEKGDIFGVIGYSGAGKSTLIRLVNYLERPTKGQVFVDGHDLGKYSVKELRAAKKNIGMIFQHFNLLESKKVFDNVAIPLILLKKNKDEIRQRVLELLEFVGLGDKAGSYPSELSGGQKQRVGIARALASNPSILLCDEATSALDPQTTRSILQLLKKINAEYNITVMIITHEMSVIQEICNKVAVMEQGRIIEQGSVLEVFGHPQHPTTQNFVKTVIQNSITSSVQKSIKTEPGSGIYKLEFVGQTASEPILYQMIRSYDVQVNILFANMTEIQETTLGKVIVQLKGETAEVDKALSFLKSSGVGVEEVEKHAVNYSYN from the coding sequence ATGATTGAATTAAAGGATGTCGGTAAAACATACACCCGCAAAGGGATCTCGAATGAGGCCTTGAAGGAAATTAATCTAAAGGTTGAGAAAGGCGATATATTTGGGGTTATCGGCTATAGCGGTGCGGGAAAGAGTACACTGATTCGTTTGGTCAATTATTTGGAAAGACCGACGAAAGGACAGGTTTTTGTGGACGGGCATGATTTAGGTAAATACAGCGTTAAAGAGCTGCGTGCCGCCAAAAAAAACATCGGCATGATCTTTCAGCATTTCAACCTGCTCGAATCGAAAAAAGTATTTGATAACGTGGCCATTCCCCTCATTTTGTTGAAGAAGAATAAAGACGAAATTCGCCAGCGTGTGCTGGAGCTGCTGGAGTTTGTTGGATTAGGCGACAAAGCGGGCAGCTATCCGAGTGAATTGTCAGGCGGACAGAAGCAGCGGGTCGGAATTGCCAGAGCGCTTGCCTCGAACCCCTCCATTCTCCTTTGCGATGAAGCGACGTCAGCGCTCGACCCGCAGACCACGCGCTCTATTTTGCAGCTTTTGAAAAAAATCAATGCAGAATACAATATCACAGTTATGATCATCACCCATGAAATGTCAGTCATTCAGGAGATTTGCAACAAGGTGGCGGTCATGGAGCAAGGACGGATTATCGAGCAAGGAAGCGTTCTGGAGGTATTCGGACATCCGCAGCATCCGACCACGCAAAATTTTGTGAAGACCGTTATTCAAAACAGCATCACAAGCAGCGTGCAAAAATCTATAAAAACAGAACCGGGCAGCGGCATTTACAAACTGGAATTTGTCGGGCAAACCGCTTCGGAGCCCATCCTGTATCAAATGATTCGTTCCTATGATGTGCAGGTCAACATTTTATTTGCCAATATGACTGAGATTCAAGAAACGACCCTCGGGAAGGTGATTGTTCAGTTAAAAGGGGAGACTGCCGAGGTTGATAAAGCCTTGTCTTTCTTAAAAAGCAGTGGAGTCGGTGTAGAGGAGGTGGAAAAGCATGCTGTCAACTACAGTTACAACTGA
- a CDS encoding methionine ABC transporter permease: protein MLSTTVTTDQFMQAIVDTIYMVGMSLFVGALIGIPIGIFLVVTRPGGILENKILYTMINPVINIVRSLPFIILLVAIIPFTRVIVQTSIGTSAAIVPLIIYISPYIGRLVENSLLEVNPGIMEAAEAMGATPFQVIWHFLLPEAFGSLILSLTTATIGLIGATAMAGTVGGGGVGDLAIVYGYQRFDTVVVFATVAILIIFVQGIQSLGNNLARKIRRY from the coding sequence ATGCTGTCAACTACAGTTACAACTGATCAGTTTATGCAGGCGATTGTTGATACCATTTATATGGTGGGGATGTCCCTGTTTGTAGGGGCTTTAATTGGAATACCTATCGGGATTTTTCTTGTGGTTACCCGTCCGGGCGGGATTTTGGAGAACAAAATACTGTATACCATGATCAATCCCGTGATCAACATTGTCCGCTCCCTGCCTTTTATTATACTGCTCGTTGCCATTATTCCGTTTACCCGGGTGATTGTCCAGACTTCAATTGGGACAAGCGCAGCGATCGTGCCGCTGATCATTTATATCTCGCCTTATATCGGGCGCTTGGTAGAGAACTCTCTGCTTGAAGTCAACCCGGGAATTATGGAAGCGGCAGAGGCGATGGGGGCTACACCGTTTCAGGTTATCTGGCATTTTTTGTTGCCCGAGGCTTTCGGATCGTTAATCCTGTCCCTGACGACGGCGACGATCGGCTTGATTGGCGCGACCGCGATGGCGGGAACGGTTGGCGGCGGCGGAGTCGGAGACTTGGCGATCGTATATGGATACCAGCGATTTGACACGGTTGTCGTATTTGCCACTGTAGCTATCCTGATTATTTTTGTCCAGGGTATCCAATCTTTAGGCAACAATTTGGCGAGAAAGATTCGCCGCTATTAA
- a CDS encoding uroporphyrinogen decarboxylase family protein: MSEWSKQDRFNAILSGERADRPIVSGWRHFIDKEQNADDLAETTIAFTKKYDWDWVKINPRATYLAEAWGNQYDFHDYQTVFPRQETTAVPAGANLWDLDVKKAADSTPLLEQLEAVRMIRQGLPDTPLIQTVFSPLTVLLFIVGRSAYVTKTVFGIENPVTLESLFTEHRAAAHHALHVISLTLADYVKELQHAGSDGLFYAVTGTAHPGLFSEAMFNEFSRPYDSIVLEAASYGKNVLHTCGAHAQPERFNDYRIDGISWDTKAEGNPDLDAALTATKVGGVDHALFAVNDIAEIKQQAGEALSLMKDQPFILAPNCAIPLNVTDEALEQFKKSVFEKETRV, translated from the coding sequence GTGAGTGAATGGAGCAAACAAGACCGCTTTAACGCCATACTATCCGGGGAAAGGGCGGACCGTCCGATTGTCAGCGGCTGGCGTCATTTCATCGACAAGGAACAAAATGCGGACGATTTGGCGGAAACGACGATTGCTTTTACCAAGAAATATGATTGGGATTGGGTCAAAATTAACCCTAGAGCAACCTATCTGGCTGAAGCTTGGGGAAATCAGTATGATTTTCATGACTATCAAACCGTATTTCCCAGACAGGAAACAACCGCTGTTCCAGCGGGGGCTAATCTTTGGGATCTTGATGTGAAGAAAGCCGCGGATTCAACCCCGTTATTGGAACAATTGGAAGCGGTGCGAATGATTCGTCAAGGGCTGCCGGATACCCCTTTGATTCAAACCGTCTTTTCACCTTTAACCGTGCTGCTGTTTATTGTGGGCCGATCTGCTTATGTGACCAAAACGGTGTTTGGCATTGAAAATCCTGTCACCTTGGAATCGTTGTTTACCGAGCACAGAGCGGCGGCGCATCATGCGTTACATGTCATTTCATTAACCTTGGCCGATTATGTAAAAGAGCTTCAGCATGCGGGATCGGACGGACTGTTTTATGCGGTGACGGGTACAGCTCATCCGGGCTTGTTCAGTGAAGCGATGTTTAATGAATTTTCGAGACCCTATGATTCCATAGTACTTGAGGCTGCGAGCTACGGGAAAAATGTCCTGCACACTTGCGGAGCCCATGCCCAGCCTGAAAGATTTAACGATTACCGGATCGACGGCATCAGCTGGGACACCAAGGCCGAAGGAAATCCGGACCTGGATGCGGCGTTAACGGCAACCAAGGTAGGCGGCGTCGATCATGCTTTGTTTGCGGTAAATGACATTGCTGAAATTAAGCAGCAGGCTGGGGAAGCCTTGAGCTTGATGAAGGACCAGCCTTTTATTCTCGCTCCCAACTGTGCAATCCCGCTTAATGTAACCGATGAAGCTCTGGAGCAGTTTAAAAAATCTGTTTTTGAAAAGGAGACAAGAGTATGA
- a CDS encoding MetQ/NlpA family ABC transporter substrate-binding protein: MKKLLLVLLVGMVTLLTACGQNADKGSNSGAAPEEKKEITVGFGVGTYEEQFRQSILPILEKKGYKVDIKTFSQNMQVNPAMKEGSIDASIFQSTAYMEAINKEIGADMVGIAYVPGAPQGLYSVKHTTLDDVKDGTTVAVPNDPVNQERALRILEELGWVKIKEGAGVEDFNINSMEPDKYKIDIKILDPAQILVSLEDVDYGVVNGNYIANAGKKITDALKIENTPMQHRIIVSINKKDENTQWAKDLKAAYESPEFEEYITGIEKYDGFILPEAWKTNK; encoded by the coding sequence ATGAAAAAGTTATTGCTCGTTCTTTTGGTTGGGATGGTAACGCTGCTGACGGCTTGCGGCCAAAATGCCGATAAAGGCTCGAATTCAGGGGCTGCGCCGGAAGAAAAGAAAGAGATTACCGTTGGATTTGGCGTGGGAACGTACGAAGAGCAGTTTCGCCAATCGATTCTGCCGATTTTAGAGAAAAAGGGCTACAAGGTTGACATTAAGACTTTCTCTCAAAACATGCAGGTAAACCCAGCCATGAAAGAAGGCTCCATTGACGCGAGCATATTCCAAAGCACGGCGTATATGGAAGCGATTAACAAAGAAATCGGCGCGGACATGGTGGGAATCGCCTATGTGCCGGGTGCGCCGCAAGGTCTCTACTCCGTTAAGCACACTACACTCGATGATGTAAAAGACGGCACTACCGTTGCTGTCCCCAATGATCCGGTTAACCAGGAACGTGCGCTTCGGATTCTGGAAGAACTTGGGTGGGTAAAGATTAAAGAAGGTGCAGGTGTGGAGGACTTTAACATTAACAGCATGGAGCCGGACAAGTATAAAATTGATATTAAAATTCTGGACCCTGCCCAAATCCTCGTATCGCTGGAAGATGTGGATTATGGAGTCGTTAACGGAAACTACATTGCAAACGCCGGCAAAAAGATTACAGACGCATTGAAAATAGAAAATACGCCAATGCAGCACAGAATCATCGTATCCATCAACAAGAAAGATGAAAATACTCAATGGGCCAAAGACTTGAAAGCCGCCTATGAGTCGCCGGAGTTTGAAGAATATATCACGGGAATAGAGAAATACGACGGATTCATTCTTCCCGAAGCGTGGAAAACCAATAAGTAA
- the proC gene encoding pyrroline-5-carboxylate reductase, translating into MINKQIHFIGGGQMAEAIIRAVVTNQTISADRISVTDINEARLQFLSQTYGVNTDSSQEKFLAEAALIVIAVRPQDNLAALGEAVREFAAPTAAIVSIVAGVTMEKLAGFFGAERPIIRVIPNTLTDTGYGYSGVALNAYANPDQVEEFLLGFGKVQYLDESLIDIFTGYGVAGPNYIYYFIESLADAGVLAGLPREQAWNVALENCIGAVAMLKQTGLHPRQLLDINNSPGGVGIHGLYELNNSDFAAGLQRSVLAAVKRTTELGAK; encoded by the coding sequence TTGATCAACAAGCAGATTCACTTTATCGGCGGCGGACAAATGGCTGAGGCCATTATCCGCGCCGTTGTAACCAATCAAACGATATCCGCGGACCGAATTAGCGTAACGGATATCAATGAGGCGCGTCTTCAGTTTTTAAGCCAAACTTATGGAGTGAACACGGACAGCTCTCAAGAGAAATTTCTGGCTGAAGCAGCCTTGATTGTGATTGCTGTCCGGCCGCAGGACAATTTGGCTGCATTAGGAGAAGCTGTACGGGAATTCGCCGCACCAACCGCCGCAATCGTTTCGATTGTGGCAGGTGTGACGATGGAGAAGCTGGCCGGCTTTTTTGGAGCCGAACGCCCTATTATCCGGGTCATTCCAAATACGTTGACCGATACGGGTTACGGTTATAGCGGGGTTGCCTTGAATGCCTACGCCAATCCAGATCAGGTGGAGGAGTTCTTGCTGGGATTCGGCAAAGTGCAGTATCTGGATGAATCCCTCATTGATATCTTTACCGGATATGGTGTGGCTGGACCGAATTACATTTATTATTTTATTGAATCGCTTGCGGATGCCGGTGTGCTCGCCGGATTGCCCCGGGAACAAGCATGGAATGTTGCGCTGGAAAATTGTATTGGAGCTGTCGCCATGCTGAAACAGACCGGACTGCATCCAAGACAGCTGCTTGATATTAATAACTCTCCCGGCGGTGTAGGCATTCATGGCCTGTACGAACTGAACAACAGTGATTTCGCGGCCGGCCTGCAAAGAAGCGTCTTGGCGGCTGTAAAGCGGACAACCGAGTTAGGGGCGAAATAG